The Betaproteobacteria bacterium genomic interval GACTCGCCGCCGGAATTGATGAGCCCGGCACGACCCATGTAGCAGTTGGCGAGCTGATAGCGCGTGAGATCGATCGGGTGATCGGTCGTGAGCTCGCTGTACACCTTCGGACTCGTCTTCGAGAACTTCACCGCGTTGAAGCCGCCGTTGTTCTCCGGCAGCTTCTGCTTGATGATGTCGGCCTCGATCGTCACGCCGAGGTGATTGGCCTGTCCCGTCATGTCGGCAGACACGTGGTAGTCCTTGTCGCCGACCTTGAACGCGTTGTTGCGCAGATAGCACCACAGGATCGTCGCCATGCCAAGCTCATGCGCACGCTCGAACGCCTGCGACACTTCCCAGATCTGACGGCGCGATTCCGGCGAGCCGAAGTAGACCGTGGCACCCACCGCGACCGCACCCATGTCGTAGGCCTGCTCGATGCTCGCGAAGAGCGTCTGGTCGAACGTGTTGGGATAGCTCAGGAACTCGTTGTGATTGAACTTGAGGATGAAGGGGATTTTATGCGCGTACTTGCGCGACACGGCGCCGAGCACGCCTAGCGTCGATGCGACCGCATTGCAGCCCCCTTCAATGGCAAGCTTCACGATGTTCTCGGGATCGAAGTAAATCGGGTTCGGTGCGAACGATGCACCGGCCGAATGCTCGATGCCCTGGTCCACCGGCAGGATCGAGACGTAACCGCTGCCGGCAAGGTGTCCGGTGCCGAACAGGGTCTGCATGCTGCGCAGAACCGGCACGGAACGATCACTCTGGGCGACCACGCGGTCGACGAAGTCGGGACCCGGCAAGTGCAGCGACTCGCGCGCAATCCCCTTGCAAACATGGCCGAGCAGCGAATCAGCGTCGCCCTCCAGCAGTCCGACGATGTCGGTCACGGTATCTCTTGCAGTCATTTGGTTTGCTCCCTCGGTGACCCCGGACCCCGTCCGGTGAAGTGGAGCATTATCCTGCCACGTGCGGTCGCGGTAAACTCCCATGGCGCGCAATCAGTATTGCGTTTTCTCAATAGGTGACTCCATGAAATACAGCCTGGGCGAGCGCCGCATCGAGACCCGTGGTGACTACTGGATCGCACCCGATGCGGCCGTCATGGGATCGGTGGTGCTGGAGAACAACGCGAGCATCTGGTGGCAGTGCGTGGTGCGCGGCGACAGCGACGTCATCACGATCGGCGAGAACTCCAACGTGCAGGACGCCTGCGTGCTGCACACGGATCCGGGAATCCTCCTCACACTCGGCAGGAACGTGAGCGTCGGCCACCTCGCGATGCTGCACGGCTGCACCATCGGCGACAACTCGCTCATCGGCATCCGCTCCATCATCCTGAACCGTGCAGTAATCGGCAGGAACTGCCTGATCGGCGCCGGTGCGCTGGTCACCGAAGGCAAGGAGATTCCCGACGGTTCGGTCGTGATGGGCGCGCCCGGTCGCATCGTGCGGCAGGTAACAGTGGACGAGATCGAGCACTTCCGCCACATCGCCGAGCACTACGTCGACAACTTCAAGCGCTATCAGCGCGAGCTCGCCGCGCAGCGCTGACGCACGCTACAGCAAGCCGCGCTCGGCGAACGAGACGATGGCGCCGCGTCCGACGACGAAGTGGTCGAGCACGCGGATGTCGACCAGCGCCAGCGCCTGCTTGAGTGCCTGGGTGAGCGATTCGTCGGCACGACTCGGCTCGGCGATGCCGGAAGGATGGTTGTGGGCGAAGATGACCGCGGCCGCGTTGCGCGCAAGGGCGAGCTTCACCACCTCCCGCGGGTAGACGCTGGTCTGCGTGAGCGTGCCGCGGAACAGTTCGTCGGCACCGATCAGGCGGTTTTGCGCGTCCA includes:
- a CDS encoding class I fructose-bisphosphate aldolase produces the protein MTARDTVTDIVGLLEGDADSLLGHVCKGIARESLHLPGPDFVDRVVAQSDRSVPVLRSMQTLFGTGHLAGSGYVSILPVDQGIEHSAGASFAPNPIYFDPENIVKLAIEGGCNAVASTLGVLGAVSRKYAHKIPFILKFNHNEFLSYPNTFDQTLFASIEQAYDMGAVAVGATVYFGSPESRRQIWEVSQAFERAHELGMATILWCYLRNNAFKVGDKDYHVSADMTGQANHLGVTIEADIIKQKLPENNGGFNAVKFSKTSPKVYSELTTDHPIDLTRYQLANCYMGRAGLINSGGESKGAGDLAAAVRTAVINKRAGGMGLISGRKAFQKPMPEGVKLLNAIQDVYLSKDVTIA
- a CDS encoding gamma carbonic anhydrase family protein yields the protein MKYSLGERRIETRGDYWIAPDAAVMGSVVLENNASIWWQCVVRGDSDVITIGENSNVQDACVLHTDPGILLTLGRNVSVGHLAMLHGCTIGDNSLIGIRSIILNRAVIGRNCLIGAGALVTEGKEIPDGSVVMGAPGRIVRQVTVDEIEHFRHIAEHYVDNFKRYQRELAAQR